Genomic DNA from Thermus amyloliquefaciens:
GAGGAAGCCTTTAAGTGAGGAGGTAGACGGTGCAGGAACTGAAAGTGCCCTCCGTGGGCGAGTCCATCGTGGAAGTGGAGATCGGCGCCTGGTTGAAGAAGGAAGGGGAGGGCTTTGCCCAGGACGAACCCCTGGTGGAGCTCATCACCGACAAGGCCACCCTGGAGCTCCCCGCCCCCTTTGCGGGCACCCTGGCCAAGATCCTAAAGCGCACCGGGGAAACCGCCAGGGTGGGGGAGGCCATCGCCCTCTTGGAGGCGGGGGCCCAGGCCGCCGCCCAAGCCCCCCAGGCCCCAGCCGAGGCCGCGCCGCCGGAGCCGCCCCTGGCCATGCCCGCGGCGGAGCGCCTCCTGCGGGAGGCCGGGGTGGCCCCTGAGGAGGTCCAGGGCACGGGCCTGGGCGGGCGCATCCTCAAGGAGGACGTGCTCCGCCACCTGGAGGCCCAGGTGCCCCCTCCTCCCGCCCCCACGCCCCCTACCCCTGCCCCCACGCCTGCCCCGGTGGCCCAGCCCCCGCCGACCGCCCCTGGCGGGTGAGCGAGGCGGTGCCCATGAGCCCCTTGCGCCGCCGCATCGCGGAGAGGCTCCTTTTGGCCCGGCAGACCACCGCCATGCTCACCACCTTTAACGAGGCGGACATGTCCCAGGTGATCGCCCTCAGGAAGGAGCTGGGGGAGGCCTTCCAGAAGAAGCATGGGGTGAAGCTGGGCTTCATGAGCTTCTTCGTGAAGGCGGTGGTCCAGGCCCTGAAGGAGATCCCCGAGCTGAACGCCGAGATCCGGGACAACGTCATCGTTTACCACCGCTACTACGACATCGGGGTGGCCGTGGGGGGTGGGGAGGGCCTCGTGGTCCCGGTCCTGCGGGATGCCGACCGGCTTTCCTTCGCCGAGATCGAGCGCCAGATCGCCGACTTCGCCGAAAGGGCCCGGAGCAAAAAGCTCAAGCCCGAGGAGCTCATGGGGGGTACCTTCACCATCACCAACGGCGGGGTCTACGGCTCCCTGAACTCCACCCCCCTCCTCAACCCGCCCCAGGTGGGCATCCTGGGCATGCACGCCATCCAGGAACGCCCCGTGGCCCGGGACGGCCAGGTGGTGATAAGGCCCATGATGTACCTGGCCCTCTCCTACGACCACCGCATCGTGGACGGGCGGGAGGCGGTCACCTTCCTGAGGCGGGTCAAGGAGCTGGTGGAAAACCCGGTGCGTCTCCTGCTGGAGGTCTAGCGTGTACACCTACGACCTTTTGGTGATCGGGGCAGGGCCTGGGGGATACGTGGCCGCCATCCGCGCCGCCCAGCTGGGGATGCGGGTGGGGGTGGTGGAGAAGGAAAAGGCCCTGGGGGGCACCTGCCTGCGGGTGGGGTGCATCCCCTCCAAGGCGCTTTTGGAGACCACGGAGCGCATCTACGAGGTCCGAAAGGGCCTCATCGGGGCCAAGGTGGAGGGCCTAACCCTGGACCTCCCCGCCCTCATGGCCCACAAGGACAAGGTGGTCGGGGCCAACACCCAGGGGATTGAGTTCCTCTTCAAGAAAAACGGCATCGCCCGCCACCAGGGCACGGCCCGCTTCCTCTCCGAGCGCAAGGTCTTGGTGGAGGAGACGGGGGAGGAGCTTTCCGCCCGCTTTATCCTCATCGCCACGGGAAGCGCCCCCCTCATCCCCCCCTGGGCGGAGGTGGACGGAAAGCGGGTGGTCACCTCCACCGAGGCCCTAAGCTTCCCCGAGGTCCCGGAAAGGCTCATCGTGGTGGGGGGCGGGGTGATCGGGCTGGAGCTTGGGGTGGTCTGGCACCGCCTGGGGGCCGAGGTCATCGTCCTGGAATACCTGGACCGCATCCTCCCCACCATGGACGCCGAGCTCTCCCGGGCGGCGGAAAAGGTCTTCCGGAAGGAGGGCCTGGGGATCCGCACCGGGGTCAGGGTGCTCTCGGTGCGCCCCCAAGGCAAGGGGGCCCGGGTGGAGCTTGAGGGGGGGGAGGTCCTCGAGGCGGACCGGGTGCTCCTTGCGGTGGGCCGCAGGCCCTACACGGAAGGCTTGGGCTTGGAAAACGCTGGGCTTGCCACCGACGAGCGGGGCCGCATCCCCGTGGACGAGCACCTCCGCACCCGGGTGCCCCACATCTACGCCATCGGGGACGTGGTCCGGGGCCCCATGCTGGCCCACAAGGCGAGCGAGGAAGGCATCGCCGCGGTGGAGCACATGGCGAGGGGCTTCGGCCACGTGGACTATTTGGCCATCCCCAGCGTGGTCTACACCCACCCCGAGGTGGCGGGGGTGGGGTACACGGAGGAGGAGCTGAAAGCCCAGGGCATCCCCTACAAGGTGGGCAAGTTCCCCTACTCAGCCTCGGGCCGCGCCCGGGCCATGGGGGAGACCGAGGGGTTCGTCAAGGTTCTGGCCCATGCCAGGACCGACCGCATCCTGGGGGTCCACGGGATCGGGGCCCGGGTGGGGGACGTTTTGGCCGAGGCCGCCCTGGCCCTCTTCTTCAAGGCCAGCGCCGAGGACCTGGGCCGGGCCCCCCACGCCCACCCCTCCCTCTCGGAGATCCTCAAGGAGGCCGCCTTGGCGGCTTGGGAGAAGCCCGTTCACCTTTAGGGCAAGGTACTACCCCGGCCAGGCACGCCTGGCCGGGGCTTGGTTTTTGCCTAGTTGGTCTTCGCCAGCTCCAGGCGGTACTTGTTGAAGGGGCTGTTATCCGAGGCCGCGGGATCCGAGGCGATGGTGTAGCTGGTCACCACCAGGTAGTAGGTGCCGCTTGCGGGCAGGGTAAAGGTGATTTCCGAGTCGGTGATCTGCCCCGGCACCAGGTCGTCGTTTTCCGCCAAGACGTTCCCCGAGGCATCCAGGAGGAAGAGGTAGGAGTCCAAGGTGCCACCAAGGCTGGACTTGGCATAGACCCGTGCCCGGATCTCGTCACCCGCGGTCCCGGTGAAGGCGAAGAAGTCAAAGTCCCTAGGCTGGCCGAAGATGTAGGCCAGCTGGGTGGTGGTTCCATAGGCGATGGGCGTGGCCTGGGATGGGTTGTCGTTGGGCTCGTAGGGGTCGGTGGGGTTGAGGTTGACCTCGGCGGCGTTCAGGCGCACCAGCTTAAAGTCTGGGCTGCCCGCATGGGAACCGGAGGTGGCCACGAGGGTGCCCACGAAGGTGCCCCGCTCCTCAGGGAGCCCGCCGGTAAGGGAGAGGTCAGCCCCGGCCACGTAGATGTCGTACTCTCCAGGGGCGATCTCGTAGAACCAGGCCTCCCCGTTCAGGTCGGTGCGGGCCCAGTAGACGGGGGTGGGGTCGGTGGCGTCCCCGGGCCGCAAGCCTTTCCCGCGCAGGATCACGTCCGCCAGGAGGCCGGGGAAGAGCCCGTTTTCGTTGAAGTACTCCACCTTCACCTGCACCACCGAGCCCTTGGGGGGCAAAGCGGCGCAGCCCCGGCGGAGCAGGTCGGCCAGGTTGCCGGCGTTCAGGTGGCCCCAGCCCTTTTCCCGGGAGAAGGTCCTTTCCCAGGTGGTGCTTTCCAGTGCCCGGCGCACCTGGTAGGGGGTAGCCCCCGGGCAGGCGGCTTTGACCAGAGCGGCAGCGGCGGCGGTGTAGGGCCCAGAGAAGGAGGTGCCGGAGATGAGGCCGTAGCCCCCTCCCAACCAGGTGGGGTTGGCGAGAAGCACATCCAAGCCGGGAGCGGCGCTGGACACGTGGCGGCCGAAGGTGGAGAAGTCGGTTTTGTTACGGTTGCCGTCTGCCGCTACCGAGGCGATGATGCCGGGATACCCAGCAGGAGTGCGCACCTCGTCCTTGGAGGAGTTGCCCGCGCTGGCCACCACCACCACGCCGTTGGCCAGGGCGTAGTCAAAGGCTTCCTTCACCAGGTTCCCGTAGCCAAGGCCCCCCCAGGAGTTGTTGAGCACCTGGGCCCCATTGTTCACCGCCCAAACGATGCCCCGAGCCACGTAGAAGTCGCCCACGTAGTTCGGCTGGAAGATGGCCACGGGGAGGAACTTGGTCTTGGGGGCGAGGCCGGCGATGCCCTGGCCATCGCGGGGGGCGCTCACGGTGGAGGCCACGAAGGTGCCGTGGTAGGTATTGGCAGGGTCGTTGGCGGTGGCGAAGGTCACCCAGGCGGCAGGGTCTGTGAAGACGGTGTCGTTCACGGGGTCGTAAGCCTTGCCCGCCCAGTTGGCGGCCAGGTCAGGGTGCGTCACATCCGCGGGGTCGTCAATGATGGCCACCGTGACCCCTTCCCCTTCAAAGCCCAGGTCCCAGGCCCGCTTGGCGTTTAGGTGGCGGGGGTCCAGGGCGTACTGAGGGAGGGCATCCAGGATTTGATCCGAGGGGTTTGCCAAGGGCAAAAGGCTATCGGCACGGCCTCGAGGGGCCTCCACAGGTTCGTCCTTAGGCGGGGTGACTTGGGCGAAATGGGGTTCGGCGTAGCGCACCCCCCGCGCACCCTTTAGGGCCCGGCTGGCCTTGAGGGCGTCCCCTGGGACTTGTAGCAAGGCCGCCTTGAGTTCGGGGATGCGGGCTAGCTCCTTGGCGCCGAGCTTCCTTACGGCTTCTTGAAGGGCGGCCTCATCCTGGTAGCCCACCACCACCTGCCCCTGGAAGTGGCGGACGCCCTCGGAGGTAACCATCACCCCGGGTTCCTTCGGGGAGCGGGTCTGGGCAGGGGGTTGGGAGCAAGCGCCCAGCAGGGCGGCGAGGCCGAGAGCAAGGGTCAAGTGTAACGCCTTCATCTTCCCTCCTTACTGCCCCGTGGTGAAGTCAAAGACCTGGGTTTCGGGGCGGCTGATGCGGATGAAGGATGTGGAGCTGGGCCAGGTCTGGACGCTGTAGGCCGAGATGCGGTAGCCCTCTTGGGGGTTGTACTTGTAGGCGTAGCTGACATAAAGTTGCCAAGCGTAGGTGCGGAGGGCTTGCAGGGTGGGGAGCTGGGCCAGGCCGTCAAAGTTGTAGGGCAGGGTGACGGTGCCCTGGGTCACGTCCACAGGGATGAGATTGGGCTTGCTGGGATCGTACACGCCTGCAGTGTCGGTGAAGATCACCAAGTCATCCACAACGGGGTGGTACCCGTAGACCACCGCTTCCCCGTCCGGGATGTCGTTGTCCGGGGTACCGAACTCCACCAGGAGGTTGTACCCGGCCAGGGTCTGCCAGGCCACGCTGTCCCCGGTGAGGTTGTCCCAGAGGACCAGGTTGTAGGCCGCTCCGTCCGCGCCGATGCTGAGCTGGGGGTGGCCGAAGGTGAAGTCGGGCGTCAGGGAAACCCCCGTGCTTTCGTCCTCCGGGCTCATGAGGGGGGCGAAGAAGGGAGGCAAGGGCGTGGTGGCGCTGGGGGTGCTTTCCGCCCGGTTGGCCCCCCGGGCCACCACCCGGTAGTAGTAGGTTTGCCCGGGCGTGAGGTCGGGGGAAGCGTCGCGGAAGAAGAAGGGGCGGTTGAAGGGATTGCTGGGGCAGCTGGCGCTCTGGCCTCCTCCCACGGAGCCCACCCTTTCCCAGTTCGCGCCATCCGTGGAGCGTTCGATGTCAAAGGCAAAGGGGGTGGGGTTGGCGCTGGAGTAGCACCAGCGCACCTCCACGTAGAGGTTGCTCCCCGCTGGCGCTGCCTCGGGGTCTAGGGTGAGCTCGCCCATCGTTCCCTTAGCCACCGGCACGGTGAGCTTGGCTGGGGCTTTGGCCTCGTAGAAACCCACGGCACGGGTGAGGGTAATGGCGGTGGCGGCTACGTTCGTGGGGGCACTCACGGCGTTGCCCTGAGCGGGGTTGGTGTTCACGAAGGTGAGGGGGATGAGGTAGTGGCTCCGGTTTTGGTTGAAGTCATAGGCCACCACCTCCAGGTACACCATCTCCCCGCTGGCGCTGCCGAAGCCGGCCACGTTGCTTCCAGAGAGGGTCTGGTTTCCCGTGTCCTCCGTATCCGTGAAAATGCGGCGGCTCCAGGTGGCGCTGTTGGTGATAAAGGCGGAACCCGGGGTGCGGCCTAGGGCCACGTAGATGTAGCGCATGGGCCGGACGTAGTCCTTGGAGGTGTCCACTTGGACCCGGAAGGGGATGGTGTTGGTGAAGGTCTGGCCCGTGAGGGGCTGGGTGCCGTCTTGGGTGATGATCAGGGTGGGAGGCGTGGTGGTGGCGGTGGCGTCAAAGGCAGGCTTCTGGATGAGGGTCACCGAGGCCATTTCCGGCACCCGGATGCCCTCCATGACGCTGCCCGCCATGCCGGGCTTCTGGGCCTCGAGGCGGTAGGTGTCCGGGGCTAACCCGCTGAATGAGAAGGACCCGTTGGCGTCTGATTGGGTGGTGGCTACTAGGGTTCCTGCCCGGTACAACTTGATGGTGCTACCCGCAACCGGGGCCCCCGCGTACTCGCTCACCACGATGCCAGAAAGGGTATGAATGGCTGAGGGGTCGCTTTCGGGGGAGCAGCCAGTCAGGGCTAAAAGGGTGGCGGCAAGCAAGGTACTAAGAGCGCGAGCAAGCCTCATAGGGCCTCCTTTATGGGGTTTTTCAAGTATGTTGCCTGTGGTCCGGATGGCCGATGCCTTTCCATACAGCTTTGCACCTCCTCAGCTGGGGTAACTTCTACATGCAAACTATATAGGGAACACACCCGGGGGCGTCAACACCCGAAGGGGCGTATACTTATACACACCCCCCTTCGGGGGTAGACTAGAGGTCGGCATGAAGATCGTCCTGGCATACTCCGGCGGGTTGGACACCAGCATCATCCTCAAGTGGCTCAAGGAGACCTACGGGGCCGAGGTCATCGCCTTCACCGCGGACATCGGCCAAGGGGAGGAGGTGGAGGAGGCCCGGGAGAAGGCCCTAAGGACCGGGGCCTCCAAGGCCATCGCCCTGGACCTCAAGGAGGAGTTCGTGCGGGACTTCGTCTTCCCCATGTTCCGCGCGGGGGCGGTGTACGAGGGGTACTACCTCCTGGGCACCGCCATCGCCCGTCCCCTCATCGCCAAGCACCTGGTGCGGATTGCGGAGGAGGAGGGGGCCGAGGCCATCGCCCACGGGGCCACGGGCAAGGGCAACGACCAGGTGCGCTTTGAGCTCACCGCCTACGCCCTGAAGCCTGATATCCGGGTCATCGCCCCCTGGCGGGAGTGGAGCTTCCGGGGGCGGCAGGAGATGATTGCCTATGCCGAGGCCCACGGCATCCCCGTGCCCGTGACCCAGGAGAAGCCCTACTCCATGGACGCCAACCTCCTGCATATTTCCTACGAAGGGGGGGTCCTGGAGGACCCCTGGGCCGAGCCCCCCAAGGGGATGTTCCGCATGACCGTGGACCCCGAGGAAGCCCCCGACACCCCCGAGTACGTGGAGGTGGAGTTCTTTGAAGGCGACCCGGTGGCGGTGAACGGGGAGCGCCTTTCCCCCGCCGCCCTCCTCCAGAGGCTCAACGAGATGGGCGGGCGGCACGGGGTGGGCCGGGTGGACATCGTGGAGAACCGTTTTGTAGGCATGAAGTCCCGGGGGGTCTACGAGACCCCGGGGGGGACGATCCTCTACCACGCAAGGCGGGCGGTGGAAAGCCTCACCCTGGACCGGGAGGTCCTGCACCAAAGGGACACGCTCTCCCCCAAGTACGCCGAGCTGGTCTACTACGGCTTCTGGTACGCCCCGGAGCGGGAGGCCCTCCAGGCCTACTTTGACCACGTGGCCCAGGCGGTCACCGGGGTGGCCCGGCTCAAGCTCTACAAGGGGAACGTGTACGTGGTGGGGCGGAAGGCCCCCAAGAGCCTTTACCAGAAGGACCTGGTCTCCTTTGACGAGCTTGGGGGCTACGACCAGAAGGACGCGGAGGGCTTCATCCGCATCCAGGCCCTGCGCCTAAGGGTGCGGGCCATGGCGGAGAGGGGAAAGGGGGAGCATGGCGCATAGGACCTGGGGCGGCCGCTTCGCGGAGGGGCCGGATGTGCTTGCGGCCCGCTTCAACGCCTCCTTGGCCTTTGACCGGGCCCTTTGGCGGGAGGACCTTTGGCAGAACCGGGTGCACGCCCGGATGCTCCAGGAGGTGGGGCTTCTTACCAAGGAGGAGCTAGCGGCCATCCTCGAGGGCCTGGACCGCATCGAGGGGGAGATCCTGGCGGGCACCTTCCCCTGGCGGGAGGAGCTGGAGGACGTGCACATGAACCTGGAGGCCCGCCTCATCGAGCTGGTGGGCCCCCCGGGGGGCAAGCTCCACACCGCCCGGAGCCGCAACGACCAGGTGGCCACCGATCTCCGGCTCTTCCTCCGGGGGGCCTTGGACGAGCTTCTGGCCCTCCTCCACCACCTGCGCCGGGTGCTGGTGGGCGAGGCGGAGAAGCACCTGGAGCCCCTTTACGTCCTCCCCGGCTACACCCACCTGCAAAGGGCCCAGCCCATCTTGCTCTCCCACTGGTTTTTGGCCTACTACGAGATGCTTTCCCGGGATGCCGGAAGGCTAAAGGACGCCCGGGAGCGCCTGAACGAAAGCCCCTTAGGGGCAGCGGCCCTGGCGGGGACGGGCTTTCCCATTGACCGCCACTACACCGCCCGGGAGCTGGGCTTCCATAGGCCCATGCGCAACTCCTTGGATGCGGTGGGAAGCCGCGACTTTGCCCTCGAGGTCCTCTCCGCCCTCAACATCGGCATGCTCCACCTCTCCCGCCTGGCGGAGGAGCTCATCCTCTACAGCACCGAGGAGTTCGGCTTCGTGGAGGTGCCGGACGCCTTCGCCACGGGGAGCTCCATCATGCCCCAGAAGAAGAACCCGGACATCCTGGAGCTCATCCGGGCCAAGGCGGGCCGGGTCTTGGGGGCTTTGGTGGGGCTTTCCACCGTGGTGAAGGGCCTTCCCCTGGCCTACAACAAGGACCTGCAGGAGGACAAGGAGCCCCTTTTGGACGCCCTGGCCACCTACCGGGATAGCCTTAAGCTCCTGGCGGCCCTTCTCCCCGGCCTCAAGTGGCGGCGGGAGAGGATGTGGCAGGCGGCGGAGGAGGGGTATGCCCTGGCCACGGAGCTCGCCGACTACTTGGCGGAGAAGGGGCTTCCCTTCCGGGAGGCCCACCACGTGGTGGGGCGGTTGGTGCGGAGGCTGGTGCAGGAGGGAAGGGCCCTGAAGGACCTGAGCCTGGAGGAGCTCCAGGCCCACCACCCCCTCTTCGCCGAGGACGCCCTGCCCCTCCTCCGCCTGGAGACCGCCATCCACCGCCGGAGGTCCTATGGCGGCACCGCCCCCGAGGCGGTGCGGGAGAGGCTTCTTGAGGCCAAGAAGGAGGTGGGCCTTGACTGAGGCGAAGGGACTGGAGTTTTCCCCGGTGGTCCTGCCGGAGGTGCGCCCCCAGGCGGCGGTGGAGCTCAGGAAGGCCAGGCTTGCCGATGTGGACGCCATCTACTGGCTCATCCGCTACTGGGCGGAGAAGGGGCTCATGCTGGTCCGGAGCCACAGCCACCTCTACGAGAACATCCGCGACTTCCAGGTGCTGGAGGACGAGGACGGGCGGATCGTGGGCACCGTGGCCCTGCACGTGCTCTGGCGGGACCTGGCGGAGATTAGGGGCCTGGCGGTGCACCCCCAGAGGCAGGGCCAGGGCCTCGGGCGCTGGCTGGTCCTGGGGGCGGAGCGGGAGGCCCGGGACCTGGGGCTTCCCCGGGTCTTCGCCTGGACCCTCCAGGTGGGTTTCTTCCGCTCCTTGGGCTACCAGGTCACCACCCGGGAGGCCCTGCCCCCCAAGGTGTGGAGCGAGTGCAACGCCTGCCCCTTCTACGAGAACTGCCGGGAGATTGCCGTCATCAAGGGGCTTTCCCCGGGGCCCTTCGGGGGCTAGAATGGGTGGGATGGTGAGGGAGCGCGCGGTTTTGGTCCTGGAGGACGGCACCGTCTACCACGGCTACGCCTTTGGGGCCCGGGGGAAGACGGTGGGGGAGGTGGTCTTCAACACCGCCCAGACCGGCTACCAGGAGATCATGACCGACCCCAGCTACCATGGGCAGATCGTGGTCATGACCTACCCCCACCAGGGCAACTACGGGGTGAACGTCTACGACATGCAGTCCAACCGCCCCTGGGTGAAGGGCTTCGTGGCCAAGGAGTTCAGCCGCGTGGCTTCCAACCCCAGGGCCCAGCAGACCCTGGGGGAGTTCATGGAGTTCTACGGGGTGGTGGGGATTGAGGGCATCGACACCCGGGCCCTGGTGCGCAAGATCCGCGAAGGTGGGGTGCTCAAGGGCACCATCGCCCATGCCAGCCTTTTCGGGGATCCCAAGCACGCCTTCACCCCGGAGGAGCTGGAGGCCCTGCGCCAGGAGGCCAAGGCCTGGACGGACATTGACGGGCGGGACATGACCCCCGAGGTCTCCACCCCCCTGCCCTACGCCTGGCCCACCCTGAAGTCGGGGCGGCGCATCGTGGTGATGGACTTCGGCATCAAGCACGCCATCGTGGAGAACCTGGCGGCCCAAGGCTTTGAGATCCTGGTGGTGCCGGGCAAGACCCCGGCCAGCCAGATCATGGCCCTCGAGCCCCACGGCCTTTTCATCTCCAACGGCCCCGGGGACCCCTCCATGCCCCGTTACGCCCACGAGACCATCTGGAAGCTCATGGGGCTACTTCCCACCTTCGGCATCTGCCTGGGGCACCAGCTTTTGGCCCTGGCGGCGGGGGGGCGCACCTACAAGATGAAGTTCGGCCACCGCGGGGCCAACCACCCGGTGAAAAACCTCCTCACGGGGAAGATTGAGATCACCAGCCAGAACCACGGCTACGCGGTGGACATCGACTCCCTGAAGGAGTTCAGGCCCACCCACATCAACCTGAACGACGGGACCCTGGAGGGCATGGCCCACGCCCGCTACCCCGTCTTCTCCGTGCAGTACCACCCCGAGGCGGCCCCCGGCCCCCACGACGCCCTCTACCTCTTCCGCCGCTTCCTGGAGGAGGTGGAGGCCTTCCACGGGGTCACGGGGCTTCCCGTGGAGAAGCAAAGGGCGGACGGGCACGGGATCTAAGCCCTAAAAGGGGGGGCCCAGCTTCCCTGGGCGGTTCTTGGGCCCCCGTGGTGGCCACCACGGGGTACTCAGTAGTCCATCCCGCGGATGTTTCCCTCCTCGTCCACGTCGATGGAGAGGGCCTGGGGCACCTTGGGCAGGCCGGGGAGGGTCTCAATCCCCCCCATGTAGACCACCACGAAGCCTGCCCCGAAGCGGCACTTGAGGTCCGTGACCCGCACCCTGAAGCCCTGGGGCCTTCCCCGGAGCTTGGGGTTGTCGGAGAGGGAGGTGGCCGCCTTGGCCATCACCACGGGGAGGGCCTCGCACCCCTCCTTCTTGGCGGCCTTGAGGGCCTTTTTGGCCTCCTCGCTCCACTCCACCCCCTCCGCCCCGTAGACCTTTCGGGCGATGGTTTCCACCTTCTCCTCCAGGGGGGCCTCGAGGGGGTAGAGGGGGCGGTAGGCGTGGGGGAGCTCCAGGGCGCGGAGGACCTGCTCCGCCAGCTCCAAACCCCCCTCCCCGCCCCTGGCGTAGACCTCGCTCACGGCAAAGGGCAGGCCCCGCTCCTCGGCGAAGGCCCGCAGGAGGGCGATCTCCTCGGGGGCGTCCGTGGGGAAGCGGTTTAGGGCGATCACGGGCTTAAAGCCGAAGAGCTCCACGTTTTCCACGTGCTTTTCCAGGTTGGCCAGGCCCCGCTTCAGGGCCTCGAGGTCCGGCATCTCGTAGGCGTCCTGGCCCCCGTGGTAGCGGAGGGCCCGCGCCGTGGCCACCAGCACCACCGCTTCCGGAACCAGGCCCCCTGTGCGGGCCACCACGTTCATGAACTTCTCCATGCCCAAATCCGTGGCGAAGCCCGCCTCCTGCACCACGTAGTCCGCCAGGCCCAGGGCGAAGAGGCTCGCCCTTAGGGAGTTGGTGCCGTGGGCGATGTTGCCAAAAGGCCCCATGTGGACAAAGGCGGGGTTCCCCTCCGCCGTCTGCACCAGGTTGGGGAGGAAGGCCTGCTTTAGGAGGGCGGCCATGGCCCCCACCGCCCCCAGGTCCTCGGCGTAGACGGGCTTGCCCTCGTGGGTGAAGCCCACGCGGATCCTGCCCAGGCGCCGCTTCAGGTCCTTGAAGTCCCGGGCCAGGCTCATGAGGGCCATGACCTCGCTGGCCACGGTGAGCTCAAACCCTCCCTCCCGCGGCACCCCGTGGGCCTTCCCCCCCAGGCCCAGGACGATGTGCCTTAGGGCCCGGTCGTTCATGTCAATCGCCCGCTTGAGCTCAATGCGCCTGGGATCAATCCCCAGGGCGTTTCCCTGGTGGAGGTGGTTGTCCAAGAGGGCGTTCAGGAGGTTCACCGCGCTGGTCACCGCATGGAAGTCCCCGGTGAAGTGGAGGTTGATCTCGTGCCGGGGCTCCACCCGGGCCTTTCCGCCCCCCGTGGCCCCGCCCTTCACCCCGAAGACCGGGCCCAAGGAGGGTTCCCTTAGGGCCAAGGCCGCCTTTTTCCCAAGCCGCCAGAGGGCGTCCACCAGCCCGATGGCCGTGGTGGTCTTGCCCTCCCCCGCCGGGGTGGGGGTGATGGCCGTGACCAGGATCAGCTTGCCCTTGGCCTTGGGGGGTTCCCCCAGGACCTTGGCCATATGGGGGCCGTAGGGGTAGAGCCGGTCCCTGCCTAGGCCCAGCTTCGCCGCCACTTCCTCAATGGGTAAAAGCGCTTCCTTGACGATCACGGGCTAAGCTTACCCCTGGTCAACTCTAGCCACCACTACCCACCTCTTCACGAGGAGATGCCTTCGTGATGGCCGGCCCACCACCAGGATGTGGACCTAAGCCTCCCTTCCACCCCTCCCACGATCCCATGAGGATGGGCTTGAGCGGTGAGAGATCCCTCGGCACTCTTCGCCCGAGAAGGGGAAGGAAGGTGCCTACCCTCAGGGCTCGCCAGGGATTATTGCCCTGGGGGTTCCTTCCATTGGTTGACCCCGTTGGGCTCCCTAGCTCACCCTGTGAGCTCAAAATCATGGCGAGAGCCCCCTTGGTCTCCTTAAGCTCCCGCCCAAGTCTGCGCTTCAGGTAGGGGTTCCTCTCCCGGCGGTATTTGTCTTGAAGCTGCGCTATCCGCTCCCCGTAGAAATGCTGGGCGTGTTGGTGGAAGGAAGTGTCTTGCAAAAGAACCTTTAGACCCTTGGGTATCTCCTCCTTGAACCCCAAGGCCCTCCTGCCAATGACGTAAGCTGCGGCCACGTCCTTGGACAGGGAAAGGAGAGGCGCGTACTTCAGCATCCCGATGGTGGAGGTGTCGCTGGGATTGACCTGTAGGGATTGGACCCCTCTTTTCCTCGCCAGGGTGTGCACCTTCCTGAGGAGGGAGCGGTAGGCGAAGCGATGGGCTTTGCGGCGGAAGTCTTTGCCAGAGCCGTCTCCTCGTCTTCCCTTGGGGAGATACTTGAGCCTCTCCGTGGCGATGGCGACTTCCTCTTCCACGGCAATACCCACCACCTGGTGGGCGATGTTCCAAAGGAGGATTTCCTTGGCTCCTCGGTTAGGAGCTTTATCAACTTCCTCAAGAGAGAGGGTCAGGTACCGCCTCAGGTTCCCATCGGGGTTCACCACCGCTAGGGCTATATGGTATGGGTCTGAGTTGATGTCTAATGCCAAGACGCCTCGGCCCTTGTTAATACTCAAAGGAGGAAGC
This window encodes:
- the lpdA gene encoding dihydrolipoyl dehydrogenase — protein: MYTYDLLVIGAGPGGYVAAIRAAQLGMRVGVVEKEKALGGTCLRVGCIPSKALLETTERIYEVRKGLIGAKVEGLTLDLPALMAHKDKVVGANTQGIEFLFKKNGIARHQGTARFLSERKVLVEETGEELSARFILIATGSAPLIPPWAEVDGKRVVTSTEALSFPEVPERLIVVGGGVIGLELGVVWHRLGAEVIVLEYLDRILPTMDAELSRAAEKVFRKEGLGIRTGVRVLSVRPQGKGARVELEGGEVLEADRVLLAVGRRPYTEGLGLENAGLATDERGRIPVDEHLRTRVPHIYAIGDVVRGPMLAHKASEEGIAAVEHMARGFGHVDYLAIPSVVYTHPEVAGVGYTEEELKAQGIPYKVGKFPYSASGRARAMGETEGFVKVLAHARTDRILGVHGIGARVGDVLAEAALALFFKASAEDLGRAPHAHPSLSEILKEAALAAWEKPVHL
- a CDS encoding argininosuccinate synthase, with translation MKIVLAYSGGLDTSIILKWLKETYGAEVIAFTADIGQGEEVEEAREKALRTGASKAIALDLKEEFVRDFVFPMFRAGAVYEGYYLLGTAIARPLIAKHLVRIAEEEGAEAIAHGATGKGNDQVRFELTAYALKPDIRVIAPWREWSFRGRQEMIAYAEAHGIPVPVTQEKPYSMDANLLHISYEGGVLEDPWAEPPKGMFRMTVDPEEAPDTPEYVEVEFFEGDPVAVNGERLSPAALLQRLNEMGGRHGVGRVDIVENRFVGMKSRGVYETPGGTILYHARRAVESLTLDREVLHQRDTLSPKYAELVYYGFWYAPEREALQAYFDHVAQAVTGVARLKLYKGNVYVVGRKAPKSLYQKDLVSFDELGGYDQKDAEGFIRIQALRLRVRAMAERGKGEHGA
- a CDS encoding S8 family serine peptidase, with protein sequence MKALHLTLALGLAALLGACSQPPAQTRSPKEPGVMVTSEGVRHFQGQVVVGYQDEAALQEAVRKLGAKELARIPELKAALLQVPGDALKASRALKGARGVRYAEPHFAQVTPPKDEPVEAPRGRADSLLPLANPSDQILDALPQYALDPRHLNAKRAWDLGFEGEGVTVAIIDDPADVTHPDLAANWAGKAYDPVNDTVFTDPAAWVTFATANDPANTYHGTFVASTVSAPRDGQGIAGLAPKTKFLPVAIFQPNYVGDFYVARGIVWAVNNGAQVLNNSWGGLGYGNLVKEAFDYALANGVVVVASAGNSSKDEVRTPAGYPGIIASVAADGNRNKTDFSTFGRHVSSAAPGLDVLLANPTWLGGGYGLISGTSFSGPYTAAAAALVKAACPGATPYQVRRALESTTWERTFSREKGWGHLNAGNLADLLRRGCAALPPKGSVVQVKVEYFNENGLFPGLLADVILRGKGLRPGDATDPTPVYWARTDLNGEAWFYEIAPGEYDIYVAGADLSLTGGLPEERGTFVGTLVATSGSHAGSPDFKLVRLNAAEVNLNPTDPYEPNDNPSQATPIAYGTTTQLAYIFGQPRDFDFFAFTGTAGDEIRARVYAKSSLGGTLDSYLFLLDASGNVLAENDDLVPGQITDSEITFTLPASGTYYLVVTSYTIASDPAASDNSPFNKYRLELAKTN
- a CDS encoding carboxypeptidase-like regulatory domain-containing protein, yielding MRLARALSTLLAATLLALTGCSPESDPSAIHTLSGIVVSEYAGAPVAGSTIKLYRAGTLVATTQSDANGSFSFSGLAPDTYRLEAQKPGMAGSVMEGIRVPEMASVTLIQKPAFDATATTTPPTLIITQDGTQPLTGQTFTNTIPFRVQVDTSKDYVRPMRYIYVALGRTPGSAFITNSATWSRRIFTDTEDTGNQTLSGSNVAGFGSASGEMVYLEVVAYDFNQNRSHYLIPLTFVNTNPAQGNAVSAPTNVAATAITLTRAVGFYEAKAPAKLTVPVAKGTMGELTLDPEAAPAGSNLYVEVRWCYSSANPTPFAFDIERSTDGANWERVGSVGGGQSASCPSNPFNRPFFFRDASPDLTPGQTYYYRVVARGANRAESTPSATTPLPPFFAPLMSPEDESTGVSLTPDFTFGHPQLSIGADGAAYNLVLWDNLTGDSVAWQTLAGYNLLVEFGTPDNDIPDGEAVVYGYHPVVDDLVIFTDTAGVYDPSKPNLIPVDVTQGTVTLPYNFDGLAQLPTLQALRTYAWQLYVSYAYKYNPQEGYRISAYSVQTWPSSTSFIRISRPETQVFDFTTGQ